A genomic region of Bernardetia sp. ABR2-2B contains the following coding sequences:
- a CDS encoding zinc finger Ran-binding domain-containing protein has protein sequence MSLAVILHAIGTIPLFASRAFLPAFLTSLLFRFPNFFSFAEVDAPAADLFITKTPVIIVLGILAVLEILADKNTDIKALWLQAEPFLKPIIYSIMLLGVVDNDSQAIMQGIYQAGMGDYVMIFFTAGAVYGLTILRTRIQEWLLEIDGDGDLFLNFIFSSIEDTFVFFGFFLLLATGIGAVIFFGIVVGVLYLWQRKIQSNEEKQKITCSSCQHKNPPFALECSNCHTPQKEIYKIGFLGQKKEEQINDDAKARKKQMLSLLTQERCGYCAIKTNKKVCPTCKKEHILNSSENRKAYIMFVQKRYALWFPLSIALGFVPILGIAIAILGANLYVFAPLKRQIPTIKAVGVQILTKLLIFLVIFFGSIAGFILAPLYCSIRFFMWRAAFVKHWK, from the coding sequence ATGTCTTTAGCTGTCATTTTACATGCCATTGGAACAATTCCCCTGTTTGCTTCTCGTGCCTTTCTTCCTGCTTTTCTGACTTCATTACTTTTTAGATTTCCAAATTTCTTTTCTTTTGCAGAAGTTGATGCTCCTGCTGCTGACCTTTTCATTACAAAAACACCTGTAATTATAGTTCTCGGTATTTTGGCTGTTTTGGAAATTTTGGCAGATAAAAATACAGATATAAAAGCTCTTTGGCTACAAGCAGAACCGTTTTTAAAGCCAATTATTTATTCAATAATGCTTTTAGGTGTTGTCGATAATGACTCACAAGCGATTATGCAAGGGATTTATCAAGCTGGAATGGGAGATTATGTAATGATTTTCTTTACGGCAGGTGCTGTCTATGGGCTAACAATTTTGAGAACAAGAATACAAGAATGGCTTCTAGAAATTGATGGAGATGGCGACCTTTTTCTAAACTTTATCTTTTCTAGCATCGAAGATACTTTTGTGTTTTTTGGTTTCTTTTTACTTTTAGCAACAGGAATTGGTGCTGTTATTTTCTTCGGAATTGTTGTAGGAGTTTTATATTTATGGCAGCGAAAAATTCAGTCTAATGAAGAAAAACAAAAAATTACGTGTTCGTCTTGTCAGCATAAAAACCCTCCTTTTGCATTAGAATGTAGCAACTGCCATACTCCACAGAAAGAAATCTATAAAATAGGCTTTTTAGGACAGAAAAAAGAAGAACAAATAAATGATGATGCGAAAGCTAGAAAAAAACAAATGCTTAGTCTTCTTACTCAAGAACGCTGTGGGTATTGTGCCATAAAAACAAATAAAAAAGTTTGTCCTACGTGTAAAAAAGAGCATATTTTGAATAGTTCTGAAAATAGAAAAGCCTATATTATGTTTGTACAAAAACGCTATGCACTTTGGTTTCCTTTGAGTATAGCATTGGGTTTTGTTCCAATTTTAGGAATTGCTATTGCTATTTTGGGTGCTAATTTATATGTTTTTGCACCTCTGAAAAGGCAAATTCCGACTATAAAAGCTGTAGGTGTTCAGATTCTGACTAAACTACTTATTTTCTTAGTAATCTTTTTTGGTTCAATTGCAGGATTTATTTTAGCTCCTTTGTATTGTTCTATTCGCTTTTTTATGTGGAGAGCTGCTTTTGTTAAGCATTGGAAGTGA